The segment tgtgtgtgtgtgtgtgtgtgtgtgtgtacatgctgcATCTACACACAATCTGGCTCTACATGTACCTGTCTCTGGATCCTCCCTAGGGTTGCTATAGCAACAGTGAGTATTTTCATATCGTCTGCCCTACTAATATGAATGAAATACTACCTAATCACCAACAGTTCAGGTTCAGTTGTCTCAAAGTAAAGACTGCTTGTCTTTACCGCCAATGGTTTCTACAtgtgtttgtatttatttaaacGTGTGGGTTATTTCCATTTAATTGATACGTATCTTACTTGTCTGACTGCCCACAGTTATGTTCAGTCATTGTACTACCCAGGATTCATAGACATATCTGTAAGAGGTTGTCAGAATCTGTTGTACTCAAACCCAAAGCGGGCTATCGCTAGATACTGTCCTCTAACCATAAACTCACAGTTGAGAAAACAaacagggtgggagggagagagagcatttATACAGACATATTCTATACTTTTGGCATGTAATGAGAAGACATATGCAATAGATTTGTGTCTTATCTCCAGATGAAATAAATCTATTATTACATTTCTACAGAACCTAACCCTTAAAGTGAAACAGGTTGAGGCTCAAGTTTTTCCATCTTCAGATATAAGAGAAAACAAGTAGCTGTGGTAATGTATTTTGTTCCAGACATGACTGATCTGATACCACTAATCAATATCccatttttattggtcacatacacatatttagaagATGTTATAGCGGGTGTCGTGAAATGCTTGTCTATCTCCAGGACTGCATGCACATAAGTACATGTCCTGGAACTGATTCCAATAGGCCCAGGTGATACATTTCTATTTGCCTTTTTTTTCAACATTTGGATATTGGACATGGTATATTCCTCAGTATTGATGTGCAGACAACAGTCTCCTCATAGTGAGGGATCTCTACATTCACAACAGAAGCTGTAGTGCCATCTAGCCACAACTAGTAGTACTACCACTGCTATGGGATTTTTATACTAATCTGTGGAtagtatttatttttatattgaaTTGTTTTCATCCAAATCTTCCCTATTACATGTGCTTATTTTTCAAGACGATGATACTTCAATTGTTAGCAATTGTATTATCATTGTTGTCACTAAAAAGTTAAATGTTGAGGATTTTATAGTGTTGAAATCATGGTTGTGAATTTTGTTTGAATACTGTTCGAATTCATCCTTTATTCCTTGTTTTCTTGAGGTAATCTCAAATCATAAGTGTTGGATAGATCAAAGCAAGATTGCCTACCAATGCTTTCCCTCATACAACCAATTCAGATATGTAACTACTTCAAGGAAGGGAGAAAGGAAGTATTGGAATGGGGCCTTTGTCTCCTGTTATGTATCCTTCACTACAAAGGTGCCTATGTTTTGAAACACATATGATGTATGCTCAACTTGTTTGTGTTATTGTATGCAATCATTTTCGTCCAAtagagtgtgtctgtctgtctgtctgtctgtctgtctgtctgtctgtctgtctgtctgtctgtctgtctgtctgtctgtctgtctgtctgtctgtctgtctgtctgtctgtctgtctgtctgtctgtctgtctgtctgtctgtctgtctgtctgtctgtctgtctgtctgtctgtctgtctgtctgtctgtctgtgtgtgtgtgtgtgtgtgtgtgtgtgtgtgtgtgtgtgtgtgtgtgtgtgtgtgtgtgtgtgtgtgtgtgtgtgtgtgtgtgtgtgtgtgtgtgtgtgtgtgtgtgtgtgtgtgtgtgtgtgtgtgtgtgtgtgtgtgtgtgtgtgtgtgtgtgttaggttttTGCTTTAAGGTCACAGATATGGGATTAGAATAACTGTCTCAAGATTCACATCTGTAgaataaatatttgtatgaacaattTCAACATATTCTCATATTGTATGACTTTTGGAAcgcaagtgtgtgtgcgtgtgtgctgcaGTGTCTTTGTCTTGTGTACTATACAGTATGTGAGAaggcggagagagagcgagcgagtgagTTAGTGGTTGTAATATGAAGGTTGAGTATAAACATTGAGTTAATATCTGAAGCCCCTTCCCCCTCCTGTGCCCTGGTCCTACAGAACACTGAGAACTCTCTCCTGCCACTACACATCTCCTCTTCTAATAGCCCACGGAAGGAGGGCGAGAACAAGCAATGAGTcaaggagggaaagagacagaaagatgaaGAGAACGAAACATGGAAAGAGAATAAATTAGAGAAATTGAGACTTGAGGAATTTGCATTTAAATAGGCTTTCCTCTCCCATCTGGGTGTGTAATGCTGATATTATCTCACTTTGCAGCTGTCGCTCAAACACACATGAATACAGATGGAGAGAAAGTGTTGTGGACATTGGAAAGTGTCAATAGTAATAACAAAGATCTAGCCcctgggaaagggagagacaggtgTGTATTTGCACTGACTCCAGGAAGTAGAACCTAAAATGCATTTATCTACACACAGAGTATATTATAGAGGGCACAGAAAAGCACACAAAGATGCCAACCTTTCAGTGACTTCAGTGAGGTTTAGGATGGTGTACAGCAGCACTTCATTGATCAAACTAAAGTTAGATTGATGCATTTGTCGTGGTTGCCAGTCATTGTTAGAAATTAGTAGAATTAAGGGAAGGATGGAAAgtactgtttggggttttctGAAGTATCTCTGTTGGTCAACATACTGTTACTTATCTCTTTCAGATAGATTTCAGTATATCAACAGTATTTTTATCAGATTCTTGAAAAACAAAATCTGTTGATGGGTTTTCTTCTAATGCAGAAAGGTTGATTTTGGCTAGTGATGTACACATTgtacaaaatattttttaaaagcaTATagatctgttcctctctccctgaaCTCGTTCACTTTGATGATAGTACAGTGAAGAGACTATACAACAATGTTATGAATTTTGGATTACAAATTTGTAGTTTTTAAATTattcatcatcgtcatcatcttcgtcgtcgtcatcatcgttatcatcgtcatcgtcatcatcgttaTCATcttcgtcgtcatcatcatcttcGTCGTCATCATCTTCGTCATCATCAtcttcgtcatcatcatcgtcatcatcatcgttgtcatcatcatcatcatcctcggTGTTGACCTTGCCAGACAGGACGTCCTCTATCCAATCCTCCAGCTCCTGGGCTGTGGGCAGGTCCTGTTCGTCTATCTCCAGCCAGATGCTGTCAGCCTGtccagagggagggagcgagaaagagaggtcaaaggtcagggGCCAACGTGTTCGATCTGAGTTTCACAATTCCGGACAGGTTGCCAGCAATTTCTTATGCTGTACTGGAGCTGTTAGGGGACTCACATCAGTAACGTTGACCACTCCGATCTGAGGCTTGAACATGTCCACGTGGAAGGTCTTCTCCCAGTAGGGGATcagctgaggagagagggagaacacactGTTAGACCTGAGAACTGTAGGGACTTGTAGAAGAGTTCCTtcagccctgtctgtctctgtatgtgtggctCACCAGGGGGAAGTCATCAGGGTCGATCCAGATGATGCTGAGACCAGGGTGGTGGGTATTGTCTCTGGCCACTTCCTTCAACAGCTCCAGGAACTCATAACCATCTGAACAACGCATCAAGAAGGTTTGTCTGTGTGTTATCAATCCCTGAGAAGTTTGTTGAATTTCCTGGAAGCTATGATTCAGTGATTCTCAGGTTCAGATAAGACTGATACTGTGcctacagaaagtattcacacccctcgactttttacacgttttgttgtgttacaggctgaatttCAAAATTACATTTAGAATTTAAGTCAGTGATCtgcacacaatgccccataatgtcaaagtggaattatgttttataataaatgtcttaagtcaataactattcaacccctttgtcatggaaagcctaaataacttcaagagtaaaaatgtgcttaacaggtcagacaataagttgcatggactaactctgtgtgcaataatggtaTTTAACGTTATTTTTGATTGACTACCCAATCTCTGTACaccacatacaattatctgtaaggtccatcagtcgagcagtgaatttcaagcacagattcaactactaAGATCAGAGAGCTTTTTCAATgactcacaaagaagggcacctattggtagatgggtaaaaaaaaacagacaatgaatatccctttgaggatggtgaagttatgaattacactttggatagtgtatcaatacacccagtcactacaaagatatggGCATCCTTTCTAACTCAtttgagaggaaggaaaccgctcagggattttacaatgaggccaatggtgatttaaaACCAGTTTCAGagttaaatggctgtgataggagaaaagtgAGGATGGATTGACAACATTGTACTGACACTAAATGACAGTGaagagaaggaagcctgtacagaatataagtattccaaaacatgcatcctgtttccaataaaGTGCtaaagtaatattgcaaaaaaggttgcaaagaaatgtactttatgtcctgaatacaaagcattatgtttggggccaacacaacacatcactgattaCCACTCTTTATAtcttcaagcatggtggtggctgcatcatgttatgggtatgcttgtcatcagcaaggactagggagttttttttataaaaaaagaGCTAAGAGCTAGGCactggcaaaatcctagaggtaaacctggttcagtctgctttccaacagacactgggagataaatccacctttcagcaggacaataacctacaacacaagtcATAAAATATAGACTGGAGTTACTTACGAAGAGTggctagttacagttttgacttaaatctgacTTAAATATATGGTAAGACTTGAAattggctgtctagcaatgatcaacaaccaacttgacagaacaaGAAGAGTTTTTTACATGTTTAATAGGCCAGGTTTGCAAAGCTCTTAGCgatttacccagaaacactcacagctgtaatcgctgccaaaggtgattctaagatgtattgactcaggggggttgaatacttatctaattcaaatatatttaattaataaaacatatatttgtCATAATTGTTCTTTATCCTTGACATAACAGAGTATTTTGTATTGATTGTTGATAAAAAATGacaaatcaattttaatcccGCCAATCCCACTtttaaacacaacaaaatatgaaaaaagtcaaggggtgtgaatacgttCTGAAGCAATGTGTATGAGGTTGCTCTTTTAAAAGCTATGTCATGTTCATCTCCTCGGGAACCTGTACTGCAGAGCTAAGTTTATTTATACTAATGTTTAGCTTGCTCAATACTAAAATTGGGTAATGATATTGATATAATGGCTTTTACCAGGGTCCTCCTCCTCTGCGAAGGCCACCACATGGATCCCCTCCAAATCGTCCTCCTGAGAATAACAGAAACAACATCATGAGAAGCTGTCCCAGGATTAAGGCAAGTAAAGCAAGATTGCATATCAAATACTTCTATGAAtgttgtctggttagactgtaaactctccttccagactcatattaaacatctccaatccaaaatcaaatctagaatcggctttctattttccaacaaagcctccttctgtcacgccttggtcttagtattttgtgttttctttaattatttgttcaggccagggtgtgacatgggattattttgttgtgtttcgtattggggttttgtaggtattgggattgcggctgagtaggggtgtagcataggtttggctgcctgaggcggttctcaatcagagtcaggtgattctcgttgtctctgattgggaaccatatttaggtagccggggtttcactgtgtatttcgtgggtgattgttcctgtctctgtgttagttatttcaccagacaggctgtataggttttcacgttccgtttgttgttttgtatatatatagttatttcatgtatcgtcttttctacattaaagaacatgagtaaccaccacgctgcattttggtccgactctccttcaacaaatGAACGCCATTAcaccttcactcacgccgccaaacttaacCTAGTAAAACTGAATATCCTACCGATCGACTTTGGCGgtgtcatctacaaaatatcttccaatactctactcagcaaactggatgcagtctaacacagtgccatccgttttgttaccaaatcaccttatacctgtcaggatttggccagagttgttccggtttttggtcactagatgcccccattgtgctttttgaccttttgttttcccttgatccccattattatttgcacctgtgtctcgtttcccctgattgtatttaaacccttagttttcctcagttctttgctctgtgtttgtatgttagcacccagccctagtattctgtgaactcttgttgatcccggtggactctcttgtggaattctgttttttgttcttgtttatttatttttgagtatcttttgaggctttttatgctatacctaccaccttgtggatttacctttttgtcttggaggattacctttgttcttgtggaattccttttgaggttgtggagttacatgttttcctgaaggacttcactttttacttcattaaatacaccgtctcaagtactgctgtgtctgcctcatcttctgggttctgccgactattcgtggctcagttggttaagtgactgtttctcactccggagacccgggttcgtaaccgggtcctgacaataccacccaccactgcgatctgtatgctccagtcggctggcccttgctacttattcattgccagacccactggctccagatcatctataagtctatgctaggtaaagctccgccttatctcagttcactggtcatgataacaacaccctcccgtagcacacgttccaggtatatctcactgatcatccccaaagccaacacctaatttggccacctttccttccagttctctgctgcctgtgactggaaagaattacaaaaatcgctgaagttggagacttgtTTCCCttaccaactttaaacatcagctatctgagaaACTAACcggtcgctgcagctgtacatagtccatctgtaaatagcccacccaatctacctacctcatccccatattgtttttatttacttttctgctcttttgcacaccagtatctctacttgcacatcatcatctgctcatttatcactccaatgttaatctgctaaattgtaattattcactcctatggcctatttattgcctacctcctcatgccttttgcacacaatgtatatagactttcttttttttctactgtgtcattggcttgtttattgtttattccatgtgtaactttgtgttgttgtctgtgtcacactgctttgctttatcttggccaggtcgcagttgtaaatgagaacttgttctcaactagcctacctggttaaataaaggcgaaataaatcaaatcaaataaatacataaataaatcaataaaaatgtTACATTGAGTAATTCTCTATTCAGAGGCTTTGAACTGAACTAAAAAATAATACAACTTCTCACCCAGGTCTCAAACATGTCCTCAGCACGCAGTTTTCTCAGTGTTGGTCTGAAAACAAAGACAAACAATCTTACACAACCCTGTCTGTTTGGTGTCACTAATCGCACTGATCAGAGTGAAATAACTGTGTTCTGACAGCCATACTGATCCCTTTCTTACCTCCTGTGTTCAGTGACGAAGGCCACGATCTCCTCCTCAGAGTTAGGCCTGTCAGGGACAGTGACAGGCTCCTCCATGAAGGGCTCGTAGAAATCCACCTCGTTCATCTTCAGGGTGAGCTCCTTGGCCACCTTAAACACCACAAACACCTTTAATCAGGACCCCATGTGCTGACAGGACCCCTACTCACAGACCAATTAGGATCCCCTGCCCTGACAGGACCCCTATTCACAGACCAATCAGGATCCCCTGCCCTGACAGGACCCCTACTCACAGACCAATCAGGATCCCCTGCCCTGACAGGACCCCTACTCACAGACCAATTAGGATCCCCTGCCCTGACAGGACCCCTGCTCACAGACCAATCAGGATCCCCTGCCCTGACAGGGCCCCTACTCACAGACCAATCAGGACCCCATGCCCTGCCCTGACAGGACCCCTACTCACAGACCAATCAGGATTCCCTGCCCTGACAGGACCCCTACTCACAGACCAATCAGGATCCCCTGCCCTGACAGGACCCCTGCTCACAGACCAATCAGGATCCCCTGCCCTGACAGGACCCCTGCTCACAGACCAATCAGGATCCCCTGCCCTGACAGGGCCCCTACTCACAGACCAATCAGGACCACCTGCCCTGACAGGACCATTACTCACAGACCAATCAGGACCCCATGCCCTGCCCTGACAGGACTCCTACTCACAGACCAATCAGGaccccctgccctgccctgacaGGACTCCTACTCACAGACCAATCAGGACTCCCTGCCCTGACAGTACTCCTACTCACAGACCAATCAGGaccccctgccctgccctgacaGGACTCCTACTCACAGACCAATCAGGACTCCCTGCCCTGACAGGACTGCTACTCACAGACCAAGGAAACAGAATTTCAAGGTATGGATGTCAGTATACTCACAGATTTCTCAAAGGTAGCGAAGAATCTGATGTAGGGCTGGAACTGCTCTGCAGCCTCCTTGAATGCATGGTAGTCTGGAGGAGACCAGAGGTTTatgaagaagagaaaggagagcatttggtggagtgagggatggaagagaggacACTTAACTTATTTTTAAGTCGCTGTACTACTGTGTAACCACCTGCTACACCATTTCTTATCCATTGTGAAGAGATGTAGACCTTCAGCGTTAAAGTCCAATTCCCAGATTGGTTCTGTCAATTAGCATAGCCGTTACCAAGCATCTGTTAGCTGGTGTGTGCTAGCTGGGCTATCATTAGCCTTTAATTAAGGAGATGCCGTTGACACATACAGGCACTGAAATAACTGAACTCTGTTGACCCCTAGTTCTAGGCTCCCACAGTTGGTCAAGGGCGAGACAGCCATCGTTGTGCTCATCATGAGTGCAGTGCTGCGTCTTAGGATAAATGGGAAAACATTTGGGCCTCACAGCTGTCTGTGGAGGGTAAAATTGGTCATGAAGCTCGTGtagctcagttgatagagcatggcacttgtagcaccagggttgtgggtttgattcccatggtgAACCAATATGAAAAAAAAGTATTAAAATGTCTGCACTCACTACTGCAAGTTGCCcttgataagagcatctgctaaatgactgaaatgaaaTCCGTGGTGGTGAGGAGTTTAAAAATGCTCTGCTCATTATCAAGCCCTGGGGATCATCCAATAGCAGTCCAATCCCTGccatcacacataaacacagacagaTTGGTAAAAACTCACATTCTGATTCGTCGTTTTTGAAGTAGCCAATAAGACGGATGTCTTCCTCCATCCTGTCGAAGGCCCTCAGCTCCAGAGTATTTCCTATCACCTCCACGGGCTCCTCCaacagctagagagagaagagagagattgttgtacagggaaagggacaCAACagcaagctgatcctagatctgtgccgaGTATCAACAAGTCACTCACGTCTAGTAGGAACTCCACCAGGGTGTGCAGAGAGCAGGCCATCAAACTCAATCATACGGTCTCCCTTGAACACGTACACACTTCCCTCTTCCACCAGGCCTGGGTCATAGTTTAGGGTTCAGGGGGGTCAAATACAGACCATTATTTACAGCCATTCACTGAAGGCTGTACAAAAGCCTTTTGGTGCTTCATAGTCATGCAgtatcatactttttggaaacTATAGTGCAGGctgatgtgttaatgtgttttCTTACCCAGCTTCTTGGCAACCTTGACGTCTTCGTGGGAGTCAACCATTCCAAACCCAATCTCCTTTTCCTCCATAACCTGGGCAGCAAGCTGGAGATGACAAAAGACTGTTACTTCAACATCATCATAACACTACAATTGGAACAGTGTCAAATAGATCTTACATCTGCCCTTACTggtacagatgtaagatcttcatttgatcactcttttgttgctgagaaatgTCCTATACAGCAGgcaatgcaaacttgtagtgtattctaagttttaaaaaggcttctaaagtgtgttatttccactttaaaacgtcagacttgattttccctaacaaaaaatgtatcaacccttacCAAAAAATTCCATTaaatataatccacataataattcacattttctgttgctgcatgattattttcctgctgtaacaAACTGGTTcgaattaagattctacatctgtatgTGCTCACAAACTGTGATCCAGTTTGAAGCATTGACAAAACATTGAAGCTTTTTTTTAACTTTAATCAATCATATCTAGGAAAgtaccctagagagagagagagagagagacaatgctGACCTATaatttaaattcaattcaattgtaTTGGTCGTATACAACACACGCATACACAGTCACATGCACAATCTGCGACTGTAAATCGGCACTGGGACAGACAGGGCTGAGATGAGCCTTAATTGGGGTGACGTTATTGAGTAGATAACGGTCCAGAGAACAGAAAAGCCCAAaggcgacacacacacagagtgagacagtTCTAGAATGACTAGAAGTGCACAGCtctacatgtactgtacatacaagCCAGAATGCTGCTGCCATTGTGGTCTCAATTAGGTGAGGCTATGTCAGACAAGGCCTTGAGCTCTGACAGGGGTAAAACTGGGGCTCCTAAGAATACCTGACTGACAGAAATATCAGGAGGGGAACACGGAtttgtctgtctttatccagatgATATGGTGACAGCTGATCATTTAGGGCTTTGAACATCATGTCTGAAAAAAATGATATAGAGGCAGGGAATATGCATTAGTTGTAGACAAGAAAAAGGCATTGTATTTTTTGCAGTTCAGCAAAACTGTACACACCCTAAAAGGGATATGCTG is part of the Oncorhynchus gorbuscha isolate QuinsamMale2020 ecotype Even-year linkage group LG09, OgorEven_v1.0, whole genome shotgun sequence genome and harbors:
- the LOC124044123 gene encoding LOW QUALITY PROTEIN: calsequestrin-2-like (The sequence of the model RefSeq protein was modified relative to this genomic sequence to represent the inferred CDS: inserted 2 bases in 1 codon); its protein translation is MHSLWLLLILCLSLSLAPLVQTEKGLEFPRYDGNDRVININDKNYKKAMKKYSILCLLYHKPIPDSKELQKQHQMTEMVLELAAQVMEEKEIGFGMVDSHEDVKVAKKLGLVEEGSVYVFKGDRMIEFDGLLSAXTLVEFLLDLLEEPVEVIGNTLELRAFDRMEEDIRLIGYFKNDESEYYHAFKEAAEQFQPYIRFFATFEKSVAKELTLKMNEVDFYEPFMEEPVTVPDRPNSEEEIVAFVTEHRRPTLRKLRAEDMFETWEDDLEGIHVVAFAEEEDPDGYEFLELLKEVARDNTHHPGLSIIWIDPDDFPLLIPYWEKTFHVDMFKPQIGVVNVTDADSIWLEIDEQDLPTAQELEDWIEDVLSGKVNTEDDDDDDNDDDDDDDDEDDDDEDDDDEDDDDDEDDNDDDDDDDNDDDDDEDDDDDE